The DNA window CCAGCCGATATGGACATGCGCTTCGATTCCGGCAACGCCACCGGCATTTTCAAAATGACTGCAGCATCAACATGAAATCCTACAAACCAACTCGCGTTCTCTCGCCCGCCCTTCCACTCTTCGTTGCCCTGTGCGCCTTCGGCATTCTCGCCGGTGCGCTCTGGGTGCAGCACCAGTCAAACCCGCCGTGCCCGCTGTGCATCATGCAGCGCATGGCCTACCTCGGCATGCTTGCCTTTGCCCTCATCGCCGCAGGTTTGGCAGCCGCAGGAAAGGCGGCCCCGAGCCGGCTGGCCTTGCTGCTCGGCGCCTTGAGTGGCCTCGCCGGCCTGGGCGTCGCCGGGCGGCATGTGTGGCTGGTCTGGCATCCGGGCCAGACCTGCGGGCTGGACCCGCTCGCCGCCACCATCAACAACTGGAGCATCACGCATTGGGCACCGTGGATGTTCCGCGCGGATGGTCTTTGCGCCGATGTGCCATCGATCCTCGGCGTATCGCTGCCCATGTGGTCGGCGCTGGGTTTCATCCTGCTGACGATTCTGCTGTTGCTGTCCATGCGCAGCGCGAAGCGACATTGAGCGGGCGGTTCGCCATGCACAAGCCATTGAATGCCATCGCCCTGTCCATGCTCGACCTCGTCGCCGTGCGCGAGGGCGGCACCGTGGCCGGTGCGCTGGCCATTGCCCTGCGTACCGCACAGCATGCTGAAGCGCTCGGCTTCAAGCGCTACTGGCTGGCCGAGCACCACAACATGCCCGGCATCGCCAGTTCCGCCACTGCCGTGCTCGTGGGGCACATCGCTGCGGGCACGCAGCGCATGCGCATCGGCTCTGGCGGGGTGATGCTGCCCAACCACGCGCCGCTCGTCGTTGCCGAAGCCTTCGGCACCCTGGCCGAGTTGTACCCGGAGCGCATCGACCTCGGACTGGGCCGCGCCCCCGGCACCGACCCGCTGACCATGCGCGCACTGCGCCGCGACCGCGCGGAAAGCGAGGACGACTTCCCGCGCGACGTGGCCGAGTTGCAGCGCCTGCTGGCCCCGGCCGAGCCCGGCCAGCGGCTCATCGCCATGCCCGGCGCCGGCACCAATGTTCCCATCTGGTTGCTCGGCTCCAGCCTGTTCTCTGCACAACTGGCGGCCGAGCGCGGGCTGCCTTATGCCTTCGCCTCGCACTTCGCGCCTCGCATGCTGCTGCCGGCGCTCAAGCTTTACCGCAGCACATTCCGGCCTTCCGCCGCACTGGCGCAGCCCTATGTCGCCATCGGCGTGCCCCTAATCGCGGCCCCCACCGACGACGAAGCCCACGACCTGGCCAGCAGCACCCATCAGCGTGTGCTCGGCATCATCACCGGGCGTCGGGGGCGACTGCAGCCTCCCGTCCAACATTTCATGCAGCAACTGCAGCCCCAGGAACAAGCCGCCATTGCCGACTTCCTGGGCGCCGCCGTGATTGGCGGCCCCGACACCGTGCGCGCCGGCTTCAACGCCCTGGCCGAAGCCACGCAAGCGGACGAATTCATGCTGGTGTGCGATGTGTTCGACGCCGACCTGCGGCTGCGCTCGCTGGACATCGCCGCAACGGCAATGCGGGCTTGAAGCCAGCGCTTTTGCTTCGGCGCATCTCCGTGACTATGCTGCACAAACGAGCCGAGGCAAACCTGCTGCCGGGCGGCAAGGAGACCAACCATGGACATGAACCACTGGACGCGTCGCGACATGCTGTTGATGGCCGGCTGGGCGGCCCTCGCCGGCCTGGGTGACCTAACCCTGGGCACGGCTCAGGCTGCAGACCTCGGCAAACCCCTGGGCGACCTGCTGCCACCCGGATCGGACTTGCTCGCGGCATTGATGCGCAAGTTGGCGCAAGCTCCCTACCGGCGCGACTTCAAGACCGTCCCGATGATGCTCACCGACCCCGACGACTGGGACGCCCAAGCCATACGCGACGTGCTGCGCTATCCCGGCAGCCCGAAAATGGTGTGGCACAACACCGATCTGGCCGGGCCTTGGTTGAACCTGATGCGCCTGACGCTGAACTCGCAAATCTGGTCGTTCAAGCATCCCAACTTTCTGGTCGTCTCGGTCACCCACGGCCCCGCAGCACTGGCCCTGTTCGACGAATATGCCTGGAAACGCTACGACTTCCCCAAACTCACCAAAGGCAAGTTCAAACGCAACACCTTCATCGACATGCCACCCGCCGCCTACGCCAACCCGGCCGACTACCAAAACCCCCGAGGCGCCTACTCGGCCAAGGCCGTCAGCGTCACGGAATTACAAAAGCGCGGCGTCGTTTTTCTCGCCTGCCATGACGGCATCTGGGGCCTTGCCGGACACCTGCACCAGAGAGGCCCGAACCCCGGCAAACTGACCCAGGGCGAACTGGCGGCCGACCTCACCAACCACCTGATCCCCGGCGTCATCCTCACACCCGATGTGGTCGGTGAACTTGTCGAGTTGGAACAGGCCGGGTTCACTTACGCGCACAGTTAAGCCGCTGGCCCAAACCTGGGACCACCTCGGCAAAACCTGGCCCCACTCCGGCCAGCTTCAGGATTTTTTACGAATCCTCCGCCAGAATGTGGCGGAGGAACGACACCGATTCACGTTCCCGGTGAATGTTCGTACGCTATCACAGAACTGACTACATTGCCCCTTTGCGCTACACGGCGTACTTGATCAAACCCTTCCGCAGAAGCG is part of the Thiomonas sp. X19 genome and encodes:
- a CDS encoding transcriptional initiation protein Tat, giving the protein MDMNHWTRRDMLLMAGWAALAGLGDLTLGTAQAADLGKPLGDLLPPGSDLLAALMRKLAQAPYRRDFKTVPMMLTDPDDWDAQAIRDVLRYPGSPKMVWHNTDLAGPWLNLMRLTLNSQIWSFKHPNFLVVSVTHGPAALALFDEYAWKRYDFPKLTKGKFKRNTFIDMPPAAYANPADYQNPRGAYSAKAVSVTELQKRGVVFLACHDGIWGLAGHLHQRGPNPGKLTQGELAADLTNHLIPGVILTPDVVGELVELEQAGFTYAHS
- a CDS encoding LLM class flavin-dependent oxidoreductase, yielding MHKPLNAIALSMLDLVAVREGGTVAGALAIALRTAQHAEALGFKRYWLAEHHNMPGIASSATAVLVGHIAAGTQRMRIGSGGVMLPNHAPLVVAEAFGTLAELYPERIDLGLGRAPGTDPLTMRALRRDRAESEDDFPRDVAELQRLLAPAEPGQRLIAMPGAGTNVPIWLLGSSLFSAQLAAERGLPYAFASHFAPRMLLPALKLYRSTFRPSAALAQPYVAIGVPLIAAPTDDEAHDLASSTHQRVLGIITGRRGRLQPPVQHFMQQLQPQEQAAIADFLGAAVIGGPDTVRAGFNALAEATQADEFMLVCDVFDADLRLRSLDIAATAMRA
- a CDS encoding disulfide bond formation protein B, with amino-acid sequence MKSYKPTRVLSPALPLFVALCAFGILAGALWVQHQSNPPCPLCIMQRMAYLGMLAFALIAAGLAAAGKAAPSRLALLLGALSGLAGLGVAGRHVWLVWHPGQTCGLDPLAATINNWSITHWAPWMFRADGLCADVPSILGVSLPMWSALGFILLTILLLLSMRSAKRH